The following coding sequences lie in one Drosophila bipectinata strain 14024-0381.07 chromosome XR, DbipHiC1v2, whole genome shotgun sequence genomic window:
- the LOC108123856 gene encoding ral GTPase-activating protein subunit beta isoform X11 translates to MYSEWASLSAQITANSCGAQCFSVLNKFPASAGREVVVSVVKQLGTNLGITQNAEPSHLVKDEEVKWCMDVICFGLSLPLQEHETIKDCVNVYCEWLTALHPQPRISVPKPICEDANLYARQIINHFHNLFVPRQGESADTIKRQAVLCHRVLRTLQQTAQISQVMDRQTWETLLLFLLAINEILLAPPTVKDDVGDQLCERVLSVLFEVWLLACVRSFPSPSMWKTLQESCAMWRHRVALVDQWNRVNLALTARLLEFCYGPAFPQLKNADEDGQLIPAGMSNDCVAQTWYRFLRMIGNPTALCSPHIISKSSHFVQWALTHEKGAETHQHPCLQQLPQIFLNAMKGISSQVDAFLGIYQPPPQQHEGVVTNLLEIRHSLNEATSSTLQQFIHSSSATNIANPPTQHHHHHLHYPHLHLHGAGSFLRDNFMSSSASSALNAIMGHHGHGHAHGHHGHGQHQNLQISASPTGSLATTASAVGSTSAGGSHSAGVVGSISFGTPEAVVPASSASATPTPPLQRRLAKSFSVTPTITQQKGLSKTSLIGLTGGGARNAISSSTTTIATSGSTSAAAVPASAASSIAAVSSSASATAVSAAGGAAGAGAGIPTGSVSVPGSGGGSAPAPAPTTPTSTSGPPSASSSITSLPLTSMGAGTELAVARPKCNSILHVFHEWLFEAAHIGGDTWRQNRKKQACEASKRPSSMIMEHRKGSISLSQPNSLNDPQSLPPTLTIDKYESGRAEAIGTLCKIFCAKKTGEEILPVYLARFYMALQQCLKITESRECDETLASILLHSSDLFRLDLDGINVLLPGFIAALEIVLPDKDLKLKTQSLTFNRTELRRSAINILLSIMVLPLHYQSLPIRDLTSETSEKIITFIQLKSRLMNILMNALQVETDAQNTHMLLGGLLLCVQDAVTFEETELGGGNASTAHLSHNSSGGAVQHHEANLLSSACSERSASLVSAGTASLGGQTTATMGAGSGSIRDTASGHDYPSLTISDDMSFEFGQELEGVLPYDNAHALFVRATYLVCHRLISSWKTDLNVSLAALELLSGLARLHIRETDALECKRAVKWICDYICYQCSRPPPAHSKDLHSTIVAAFQCTAAWLMQHPYLLQDKDCLQTVLEVVELGISGTKSQTKGGDIPKFKDEKELKPASMRVRDAAENLLTIILEQVGYFPSECGPESISSLLDEVALMKHCNSMAPATSSSEQAIAKFKYFVTENSTILALLEEPLGNDQDPQPTVTLLIRGPFGRHAWTMQLRHLPRSKSGIKYHAINPGRPIPMNDISQRPECEQKNFPDGVDKVQPCVADYSIPTIEQMREQYGAGTIRDLEAMMENQSIHEKLAWAEADTSADSLSHAQECVPPAVCHEFHAARLFLSHFGFLGFETRNPHNPAESLGTPPQRPLIVLDTKSTAFAADLDRLDKLSARTHDTVYVFYVKSGQTSAQQIIGNLTEEQQSPGLDPHFATMLQTLGWPVQVADHSGWTGFAHNSWSLKGTPEEQLRTGSVSNDPLNFNGSQKVLYWADVCSEIAFVVPTAWNLRHNSDSSDGGSISSADQVSGTSNVWTRGDGDTGLAKTKSRNLSLELSAGKEPVPPTRRKGNVTKPTLLAQAPAKIFLVWLESYEDYLNFPLEDLLAYTRTGEELHTLQLPRAADCHVIFVHSLLSGLLRVKLQGPPGRMSFATPLVDGMVLSRRVVGNLVRQTALNISRRRRLDNDNYQPPHVRRRLKVQDIVQKYKMDLSEAELLAHLFQRAI, encoded by the exons ATGTACTCGGAGTGGGCCTCGTTGTCGGCCCAAATCACGGCCAATAGCTGTGGGGCCCAGTGCTTCAGTGTTCTGAACAAGTTCCCCGCCTCCGCAGGACGCGAAGTGGTCGTGTCCGTGGTGAAGCAACTCGGCACCAACCTAGGCATCACCCAGAACGCCGAGCCCAGCCACCTGGTCAAAGATGAAGAA GTCAAGTGGTGCATGGACGTCATCTGCTTTGGCCTGTCCCTGCCCCTGCAGGAGCACGAGACCATCAAGGACTGCGTGAACGTTTACTGCGAGTGGCTGACTGCCCTGCACCCCCAGCCGCGGATCAGCGTCCCGAAGCCCATTTGTGAGGACGCCAATCTGTATGCTCGGCAGATCATCAATCATTTCCACAACCTCTTCGTGCCCCGGCAGGGCGAGA GTGCCGACACCATCAAGCGCCAGGCTGTGCTATGCCATCGGGTGCTCAGAACGCTGCAGCAAACGGCTCAAATATCGCAGGTGATGGACCGCCAGACGTGGGAGACCCTGCTCCTCTTCCTGCTGGCCATCAACGAGATATTGCTGGCCCCGCCCACCGTCAAGGACGACGTGGGCGACCAGCTGTGCGAGCGGGTGCTGTCCGTTCTGTTCGAGGTGTGGCTGCTGGCCTGCGTTCGCAGCTTTCCCTCGCCCTCGATGTGGAAGACCCTGCAGGAGTCGTGCGCCATGTGGCGGCATCGAGTGGCCCTGGTTGATCAGTGGAACCGCGTGAATCTCGCCCTTACGGCCCGCCTGCTGGAGTTCTGCTACGGCCCAGCCTTTCCCCAACTCAAAAATG CCGACGAAGACGGCCAGCTCATCCCAGCGGGCATGTCCAATGACTGCGTGGCCCAGACCTGGTACCGCTTCCTGCGCATGATCGGCAATCCCACGGCGCTCTGTTCGCCGCACATCATCAGCAAGTCTTCACACTTTGTCCAGTGGGCGCTGACCCACGAGAAGGGCGCCGAGACGCATCAGCATCCCTGCCTGCAGCAGCTGCCCCAGATCTTTCTCAACGCCATGAAGGGGATATCCAGCCAAGTGGACGCATTTCTGG GCATCTACCAGCCGCCGCCGCAGCAACACGAGGGCGTGGTCACCAACCTACTGGAGATCCGGCACTCGCTGAACGAGGCCACCTCCTCCACCCTGCAGCAGTTCATCCACTCCAGCAGCGCCACCAACATCGCGAATCCGCCGACGCAGCATCACCACCATCACCTTCACTATCCGCACTTGCATTTGCACGGCGCCGGCAGCTTTCTGCGCGACAATTTCATGAGCAGCTCAGCCAGCTCCGCCCTGAACGCGATCATGGGCCACCACGGGCACGGCCACGCCCACGGCCACCACGGACATGGCCAGCACCAGAATCTCCAGATCAGTGCCTCGCCCACTGGCAGCCTGGCCACGACTGCCTCCGCCGTGGGCAGCACCAGTGCCGGCGGCAGCCACTCCGCCGGCGTGGTGGGCAGCATCTCGTTCGGCACTCCGGAAGCGGTGGTCCCTGCCTCCTCGGCctctgccacgcccacgccgCCCCTGCAGCGACGACTGGCGAAGAGCTTCAGCGTGACTCCGACCATCACACAGCAGAAGG GCTTGAGCAAGACCTCGCTTATCGGCCTCACGGGCGGCGGTGCACGCAACGcgatcagcagcagcaccaccaccattgCCACCTCCGGCTCCACCTCTGCCGCCGCCGTTCCCGCCTCCGCCGCCAGCTCCATCGCTGCCGTCTCCAGCTCCGCCTCCGCCACCGCCGTCTCCGCTGCTGGTGGAGCCGCAGGCGCAGGAGCGGGCATCCCTACCGGCTCGGTCAGCGTTCCTGGCTCGGGCGGCGGGTCAGCTCCTGCTCCGGCGCCCACAACTCCCACGTCGACGTCGGGTCCGCCATcggccagcagcagcatcaccT CGCTGCCGCTGACTTCAATGGGAGCGGGAACCGAGCTCGCCGTGGCCAGGCCCAAGTGCAACAGCATTCTCCACGTATTCCACGAGTGGCTCTTCGAGGCGGCGCACATTGGCGGCGACACTTGGCGGCAGAACCGGAAGA AACAGGCCTGCGAGGCCAGTAAGCGACCCTCGTCCATGATCATGGAGCACCGCAAGGGATCCATTTCGCTCTCGCAGCCCAACTCCCTGAACGATCCGCAGTCCCTGCCCCCCACCCTGACCATCGACAAGTACGAGTCGGGGCGGGCCGAGGCCATCGGGACGCTGTGCAAGATCTTTTGCGCCAAGAAGACCGGCGAGGAGATCCTGCCCGTGTACCTGGCCCGATTCTACATGGCCCTGCAGCAGTGCCTGAAGATCACCGAGTCGCGGGAGTGCGACGAGACCCTGGCCAGCATCCTGCTGCACTCCAGCGACCTCTTCCGGCTGGACCTGGACGGCATCAATGTCCTGCTGCCCGGGTTCATAGCCGCCCTCGAGATCGTGCTGCCCGACAAGGACCTGAAGCTGAAGACGCAGTCGCTGACCTTCAATCGCACCGAGCTGCGGAGATCCGCCATCAACATACTCCTCTCCATCATGGTCCTGCCCCTGCACTACCAGAGCCTGCCCATCAGGGACCTGACCAGCGAAACCAGCGAGAA GATAATCacgttcatccagctgaaaTCGCGGCTCATGAACATCCTGATGAATGCCCTCCAAGTGGAAACGGATGCCCAGAACACGCACATGCTCTTGGGAGGCCTCCTGCTCTGTGTCCAGGACGCGGTTACCTTCGAGGAGACGGAGCTCGGTGGAGGTAACGCCTCCACGGCGCACCTCTCGCACAACTCCAGCGGGGGGGCCGTGCAGCACCACGAGGCCAACTTGCTGAGCTCAG CCTGCTCGGAGCGTTCCgcttcgctggtcagcgccgGCACCGCCAGCTTGGGCGGCCAGACGACGGCCACCATGGGGGCGGGATCGGGCTCCATACGGGACACCGCCTCCGGCCACGACTACCCCAGCCTGACCATATCCGATGACATGTCATTCGAGTTCGGTCAGGAGCTGGAGGGAGTGCTTCCATATG ACAACGCCCACGCCCTGTTTGTGCGGGCCACCTACTTGGTGTGCCACCGCCTGATATCCTCGTGGAAGACCGACCTGAACGTGTCCCTGGCGGCCTTGGAGCTGCTCTCCGGGCTGGCCAGACTGCATATCCGGGAGACAG ACGCTCTAGAGTGCAAGCGGGCCGTTAAGTGGATCTGCGACTACATCTGCTACCAGTGCTCCCGGCCGCCACCGGCCCACAGCAAGGACCTGCACAGCACCATTGTGGCCGCGTTCCAGTGCACCGCCGCCTGGCTGATGCAGCACCCCTACCTGCTCCAGGACAAGGACTGCCTGCAGACGGTCCTGGAGGTGGTGGAACTTGGCATATCCGGCACCAAAAGCCAGACCAAGGGCGGCGACATACCCAAGTTCAAGGACGAGAAGGAGCTGAAGCCGGCCTCGATGCGGGTAAGAGACGCGGCCGAGAACCTGCTGACCATCATCCTCGAGCAGGTCGGCTACTTCCCCAGCGAGTGCGGCCCCGAATCGATATCCTCGCTCCTGGACGAGGTGGCCCTCATGAAGCACTGCAACTCCATGGCCCCGGCCACGTCCAGCAGCGAACAGGCCATCGCCAAGTTCAAGTACTTTGTCACGGAGAACTCCACGATCCTGGCTCTCCTGGAGGAGCCGCTCGGCAACGACCAGGACCCCCAGCCCACAGTGACTT TACTCATCCGAGGCCCGTTCGGACGACATGCCTGGACCATGCAACTGCGGCACCTGCCGCGCAGCAAGTCCGGCATCAAGTACCACGCCATCAACCCCGGCAGACCCATCCCGATGAACGACATTAGCCAGCGGCCGGAGTGCGAGCAGAAGAACTTCCCCGATGGCGTCGACAAGGTGCAGCCCTGTGTGGCGGACTACTCCATACCCACCATCGAGCAGATGCGCGAGCAGTATGGAGCAGGGACGATCCGGGACCTGGAGGCCATGATGGAGAACCAGAGCATCCACGAGAAGCTGGCCTGGGCGGAGGCGGACACGAGCGCCGACAGCCTGTCACATGCCCAGGAGTGTGTCCCGCCGGCTGTGTGCCACGAGTTCCATGCGGCGCGCCTCTTCCTCTCGCACTTTGGCTTTCTCGGCTTCGAGACCCGGAATCCCCACAATCCGGCCGAGTCGCTGGGTACTCCGCCGCAGAGGCCGCTCATCGTGCTGGACACCAAGTCGACGGCCTTTGCCGCGGACCTGGACAGACTGGACAAGCTGAGCGCCAGGACCCACGACACCGTCTACGTCTTCTACGTAAAG TCGGGACAAACGAGTGCACAGCAGATCATCGGGAACCTCACCGAGGAGCAGCAGTCGCCAGGTCTGGATCCACACTTTGCCACAATGCTGCAGACTCTAGGATGGCCGGTTCAGGTGGCGGATCACTCGGGCTGGACGGGATTCGCCCACAACTCCTGGTCCCTCAAGGGCACGCCCGAGGAGCAACTGCGAACAGGATCAGTCTCCAACGATCCCCTGAACTTTAATGGCTCCCAAAAGGTGCTCTACTGGGCAGACGTTTGCTCAGAGATTGCTTTCGTGGTGCCCACGGCTTGGAATTTGCGGCACAACAGCGACTCTAGTGACGGAGGAAGCATCTCCAGTGCCGATCAGGTCAGCGGCACCAGCAACGTGTGGACCCGCGGCGACGGCGATACCGGCCTGGCCAAGACCAAGTCTAGGAATCTCAGCCTGGAGCTGAGCGCGGGCAAGGAGCCAGTACCGCCGACGCGGCGGAAGGGCAACGTGACGAAGCCGACGCTGCTGGCTCAGGCCCCGGCCAAGATCTTCCTGGTGTGGCTGGAGAGCTACGAGGACTACCTGAACTTCCCGCTGGAGGACCTGCTTGCCTACACGCGCACAGGCGAGGAGCTGCACACGCTGCAATTGCCTCGGGCGGCTGACTGCCACGTGATCTTCGTCCATTCGCTGCTGTCCGGATTGCTGCGGGTGAAGCTGCAGGGTCCGCCGGGCAGGATGAGCTTTGCAACGCCGCTGGTAGACGGCATGGTGCTGAGCCGGCGAGTGGTGGGCAACCTGGTGCGACAGACGGCATTGAACATATCTCGACGACGGCGACTGGACAACGACAA TTACCAACCACCGCATGTGCGACGGCGCCTCAAGGTCCAGGACATCgtccaaaaatacaaaatggaCCTCAGCGAGGCCGAGTTACTGGCCCATCTGTTCCAGCGTGCAATCTAG
- the LOC108123856 gene encoding ral GTPase-activating protein subunit beta isoform X6: MYSEWASLSAQITANSCGAQCFSVLNKFPASAGREVVVSVVKQLGTNLGITQNAEPSHLVKDEEVKWCMDVICFGLSLPLQEHETIKDCVNVYCEWLTALHPQPRISVPKPICEDANLYARQIINHFHNLFVPRQGEILPFLYQTTLGADTIKRQAVLCHRVLRTLQQTAQISQVMDRQTWETLLLFLLAINEILLAPPTVKDDVGDQLCERVLSVLFEVWLLACVRSFPSPSMWKTLQESCAMWRHRVALVDQWNRVNLALTARLLEFCYGPAFPQLKNADEDGQLIPAGMSNDCVAQTWYRFLRMIGNPTALCSPHIISKSSHFVQWALTHEKGAETHQHPCLQQLPQIFLNAMKGISSQVDAFLGLSKTSLIGLTGGGARNAISSSTTTIATSGSTSAAAVPASAASSIAAVSSSASATAVSAAGGAAGAGAGIPTGSVSVPGSGGGSAPAPAPTTPTSTSGPPSASSSITSLPLTSMGAGTELAVARPKCNSILHVFHEWLFEAAHIGGDTWRQNRKKQACEASKRPSSMIMEHRKGSISLSQPNSLNDPQSLPPTLTIDKYESGRAEAIGTLCKIFCAKKTGEEILPVYLARFYMALQQCLKITESRECDETLASILLHSSDLFRLDLDGINVLLPGFIAALEIVLPDKDLKLKTQSLTFNRTELRRSAINILLSIMVLPLHYQSLPIRDLTSETSEKIITFIQLKSRLMNILMNALQVETDAQNTHMLLGGLLLCVQDAVTFEETELGGGNASTAHLSHNSSGGAVQHHEANLLSSACSERSASLVSAGTASLGGQTTATMGAGSGSIRDTASGHDYPSLTISDDMSFEFGQELEGVLPYDNAHALFVRATYLVCHRLISSWKTDLNVSLAALELLSGLARLHIRETDTLVKIYEASQNLTIISSDALECKRAVKWICDYICYQCSRPPPAHSKDLHSTIVAAFQCTAAWLMQHPYLLQDKDCLQTVLEVVELGISGTKSQTKGGDIPKFKDEKELKPASMRVRDAAENLLTIILEQVGYFPSECGPESISSLLDEVALMKHCNSMAPATSSSEQAIAKFKYFVTENSTILALLEEPLGNDQDPQPTVTLLIRGPFGRHAWTMQLRHLPRSKSGIKYHAINPGRPIPMNDISQRPECEQKNFPDGVDKVQPCVADYSIPTIEQMREQYGAGTIRDLEAMMENQSIHEKLAWAEADTSADSLSHAQECVPPAVCHEFHAARLFLSHFGFLGFETRNPHNPAESLGTPPQRPLIVLDTKSTAFAADLDRLDKLSARTHDTVYVFYVKSGQTSAQQIIGNLTEEQQSPGLDPHFATMLQTLGWPVQVADHSGWTGFAHNSWSLKGTPEEQLRTGSVSNDPLNFNGSQKVLYWADVCSEIAFVVPTAWNLRHNSDSSDGGSISSADQVSGTSNVWTRGDGDTGLAKTKSRNLSLELSAGKEPVPPTRRKGNVTKPTLLAQAPAKIFLVWLESYEDYLNFPLEDLLAYTRTGEELHTLQLPRAADCHVIFVHSLLSGLLRVKLQGPPGRMSFATPLVDGMVLSRRVVGNLVRQTALNISRRRRLDNDNYQPPHVRRRLKVQDIVQKYKMDLSEAELLAHLFQRAI, encoded by the exons ATGTACTCGGAGTGGGCCTCGTTGTCGGCCCAAATCACGGCCAATAGCTGTGGGGCCCAGTGCTTCAGTGTTCTGAACAAGTTCCCCGCCTCCGCAGGACGCGAAGTGGTCGTGTCCGTGGTGAAGCAACTCGGCACCAACCTAGGCATCACCCAGAACGCCGAGCCCAGCCACCTGGTCAAAGATGAAGAA GTCAAGTGGTGCATGGACGTCATCTGCTTTGGCCTGTCCCTGCCCCTGCAGGAGCACGAGACCATCAAGGACTGCGTGAACGTTTACTGCGAGTGGCTGACTGCCCTGCACCCCCAGCCGCGGATCAGCGTCCCGAAGCCCATTTGTGAGGACGCCAATCTGTATGCTCGGCAGATCATCAATCATTTCCACAACCTCTTCGTGCCCCGGCAGGGCGAGA TCTTGCCATTTCTTTACCAAACCACGCTTG GTGCCGACACCATCAAGCGCCAGGCTGTGCTATGCCATCGGGTGCTCAGAACGCTGCAGCAAACGGCTCAAATATCGCAGGTGATGGACCGCCAGACGTGGGAGACCCTGCTCCTCTTCCTGCTGGCCATCAACGAGATATTGCTGGCCCCGCCCACCGTCAAGGACGACGTGGGCGACCAGCTGTGCGAGCGGGTGCTGTCCGTTCTGTTCGAGGTGTGGCTGCTGGCCTGCGTTCGCAGCTTTCCCTCGCCCTCGATGTGGAAGACCCTGCAGGAGTCGTGCGCCATGTGGCGGCATCGAGTGGCCCTGGTTGATCAGTGGAACCGCGTGAATCTCGCCCTTACGGCCCGCCTGCTGGAGTTCTGCTACGGCCCAGCCTTTCCCCAACTCAAAAATG CCGACGAAGACGGCCAGCTCATCCCAGCGGGCATGTCCAATGACTGCGTGGCCCAGACCTGGTACCGCTTCCTGCGCATGATCGGCAATCCCACGGCGCTCTGTTCGCCGCACATCATCAGCAAGTCTTCACACTTTGTCCAGTGGGCGCTGACCCACGAGAAGGGCGCCGAGACGCATCAGCATCCCTGCCTGCAGCAGCTGCCCCAGATCTTTCTCAACGCCATGAAGGGGATATCCAGCCAAGTGGACGCATTTCTGG GCTTGAGCAAGACCTCGCTTATCGGCCTCACGGGCGGCGGTGCACGCAACGcgatcagcagcagcaccaccaccattgCCACCTCCGGCTCCACCTCTGCCGCCGCCGTTCCCGCCTCCGCCGCCAGCTCCATCGCTGCCGTCTCCAGCTCCGCCTCCGCCACCGCCGTCTCCGCTGCTGGTGGAGCCGCAGGCGCAGGAGCGGGCATCCCTACCGGCTCGGTCAGCGTTCCTGGCTCGGGCGGCGGGTCAGCTCCTGCTCCGGCGCCCACAACTCCCACGTCGACGTCGGGTCCGCCATcggccagcagcagcatcaccT CGCTGCCGCTGACTTCAATGGGAGCGGGAACCGAGCTCGCCGTGGCCAGGCCCAAGTGCAACAGCATTCTCCACGTATTCCACGAGTGGCTCTTCGAGGCGGCGCACATTGGCGGCGACACTTGGCGGCAGAACCGGAAGA AACAGGCCTGCGAGGCCAGTAAGCGACCCTCGTCCATGATCATGGAGCACCGCAAGGGATCCATTTCGCTCTCGCAGCCCAACTCCCTGAACGATCCGCAGTCCCTGCCCCCCACCCTGACCATCGACAAGTACGAGTCGGGGCGGGCCGAGGCCATCGGGACGCTGTGCAAGATCTTTTGCGCCAAGAAGACCGGCGAGGAGATCCTGCCCGTGTACCTGGCCCGATTCTACATGGCCCTGCAGCAGTGCCTGAAGATCACCGAGTCGCGGGAGTGCGACGAGACCCTGGCCAGCATCCTGCTGCACTCCAGCGACCTCTTCCGGCTGGACCTGGACGGCATCAATGTCCTGCTGCCCGGGTTCATAGCCGCCCTCGAGATCGTGCTGCCCGACAAGGACCTGAAGCTGAAGACGCAGTCGCTGACCTTCAATCGCACCGAGCTGCGGAGATCCGCCATCAACATACTCCTCTCCATCATGGTCCTGCCCCTGCACTACCAGAGCCTGCCCATCAGGGACCTGACCAGCGAAACCAGCGAGAA GATAATCacgttcatccagctgaaaTCGCGGCTCATGAACATCCTGATGAATGCCCTCCAAGTGGAAACGGATGCCCAGAACACGCACATGCTCTTGGGAGGCCTCCTGCTCTGTGTCCAGGACGCGGTTACCTTCGAGGAGACGGAGCTCGGTGGAGGTAACGCCTCCACGGCGCACCTCTCGCACAACTCCAGCGGGGGGGCCGTGCAGCACCACGAGGCCAACTTGCTGAGCTCAG CCTGCTCGGAGCGTTCCgcttcgctggtcagcgccgGCACCGCCAGCTTGGGCGGCCAGACGACGGCCACCATGGGGGCGGGATCGGGCTCCATACGGGACACCGCCTCCGGCCACGACTACCCCAGCCTGACCATATCCGATGACATGTCATTCGAGTTCGGTCAGGAGCTGGAGGGAGTGCTTCCATATG ACAACGCCCACGCCCTGTTTGTGCGGGCCACCTACTTGGTGTGCCACCGCCTGATATCCTCGTGGAAGACCGACCTGAACGTGTCCCTGGCGGCCTTGGAGCTGCTCTCCGGGCTGGCCAGACTGCATATCCGGGAGACAG ACACTTTAGTGAAAATATACGAAGCTAGTCAGAATCTAACGATAATCTCCTCAGACGCTCTAGAGTGCAAGCGGGCCGTTAAGTGGATCTGCGACTACATCTGCTACCAGTGCTCCCGGCCGCCACCGGCCCACAGCAAGGACCTGCACAGCACCATTGTGGCCGCGTTCCAGTGCACCGCCGCCTGGCTGATGCAGCACCCCTACCTGCTCCAGGACAAGGACTGCCTGCAGACGGTCCTGGAGGTGGTGGAACTTGGCATATCCGGCACCAAAAGCCAGACCAAGGGCGGCGACATACCCAAGTTCAAGGACGAGAAGGAGCTGAAGCCGGCCTCGATGCGGGTAAGAGACGCGGCCGAGAACCTGCTGACCATCATCCTCGAGCAGGTCGGCTACTTCCCCAGCGAGTGCGGCCCCGAATCGATATCCTCGCTCCTGGACGAGGTGGCCCTCATGAAGCACTGCAACTCCATGGCCCCGGCCACGTCCAGCAGCGAACAGGCCATCGCCAAGTTCAAGTACTTTGTCACGGAGAACTCCACGATCCTGGCTCTCCTGGAGGAGCCGCTCGGCAACGACCAGGACCCCCAGCCCACAGTGACTT TACTCATCCGAGGCCCGTTCGGACGACATGCCTGGACCATGCAACTGCGGCACCTGCCGCGCAGCAAGTCCGGCATCAAGTACCACGCCATCAACCCCGGCAGACCCATCCCGATGAACGACATTAGCCAGCGGCCGGAGTGCGAGCAGAAGAACTTCCCCGATGGCGTCGACAAGGTGCAGCCCTGTGTGGCGGACTACTCCATACCCACCATCGAGCAGATGCGCGAGCAGTATGGAGCAGGGACGATCCGGGACCTGGAGGCCATGATGGAGAACCAGAGCATCCACGAGAAGCTGGCCTGGGCGGAGGCGGACACGAGCGCCGACAGCCTGTCACATGCCCAGGAGTGTGTCCCGCCGGCTGTGTGCCACGAGTTCCATGCGGCGCGCCTCTTCCTCTCGCACTTTGGCTTTCTCGGCTTCGAGACCCGGAATCCCCACAATCCGGCCGAGTCGCTGGGTACTCCGCCGCAGAGGCCGCTCATCGTGCTGGACACCAAGTCGACGGCCTTTGCCGCGGACCTGGACAGACTGGACAAGCTGAGCGCCAGGACCCACGACACCGTCTACGTCTTCTACGTAAAG TCGGGACAAACGAGTGCACAGCAGATCATCGGGAACCTCACCGAGGAGCAGCAGTCGCCAGGTCTGGATCCACACTTTGCCACAATGCTGCAGACTCTAGGATGGCCGGTTCAGGTGGCGGATCACTCGGGCTGGACGGGATTCGCCCACAACTCCTGGTCCCTCAAGGGCACGCCCGAGGAGCAACTGCGAACAGGATCAGTCTCCAACGATCCCCTGAACTTTAATGGCTCCCAAAAGGTGCTCTACTGGGCAGACGTTTGCTCAGAGATTGCTTTCGTGGTGCCCACGGCTTGGAATTTGCGGCACAACAGCGACTCTAGTGACGGAGGAAGCATCTCCAGTGCCGATCAGGTCAGCGGCACCAGCAACGTGTGGACCCGCGGCGACGGCGATACCGGCCTGGCCAAGACCAAGTCTAGGAATCTCAGCCTGGAGCTGAGCGCGGGCAAGGAGCCAGTACCGCCGACGCGGCGGAAGGGCAACGTGACGAAGCCGACGCTGCTGGCTCAGGCCCCGGCCAAGATCTTCCTGGTGTGGCTGGAGAGCTACGAGGACTACCTGAACTTCCCGCTGGAGGACCTGCTTGCCTACACGCGCACAGGCGAGGAGCTGCACACGCTGCAATTGCCTCGGGCGGCTGACTGCCACGTGATCTTCGTCCATTCGCTGCTGTCCGGATTGCTGCGGGTGAAGCTGCAGGGTCCGCCGGGCAGGATGAGCTTTGCAACGCCGCTGGTAGACGGCATGGTGCTGAGCCGGCGAGTGGTGGGCAACCTGGTGCGACAGACGGCATTGAACATATCTCGACGACGGCGACTGGACAACGACAA TTACCAACCACCGCATGTGCGACGGCGCCTCAAGGTCCAGGACATCgtccaaaaatacaaaatggaCCTCAGCGAGGCCGAGTTACTGGCCCATCTGTTCCAGCGTGCAATCTAG